The Paenibacillus spongiae nucleotide sequence TATTGCAGGGTGAACAATTCGGGATTCATGGCGTTGTACAGCTGCGTATCCATAAAATTGTTCCACTGCCCAACCGCCGAGAACAGCACCATTGCGGCAATAACCGGCAAACATAGCGGGAATATAACGCGCCAGAATACCGTAAGATCGTTCGCTCCATCAACGACGGCCGCTTCTTCCAAAGAGTCCGGCAAGCTTTCGATGTACGTTTTGATTAATATCATGCTGAATACGCTGATGGCCGTAGGGATGATATATACGTAAAAGGACTTCGACAAATGAAGCTGAACAATCAACACATACAAAGGAATGAGCCCGCTTGAAAAATACATCGTAAAAACGAAAAATTTTCTCCAAAACCGCACGCCCAGAAAATCGTTCCTTGTTAGACAGTACGCGGCCATAGAGGTAACGAAAATCATCAGCGCGGGACCAAGCACCGTCCTGCCAACGGAAATAAGAATGCTGCGAAAAACAGCCGGGTCCTGGAACGCTCTAATATACGCCTCAACCGTAAAACCCGCCGGGAGCATAATCAGCCCTTGCGGCAGCTTGCTCGGCTCGCTTAACGAATAGCTGGCGATATACAGAAACGGAAAAAACATCATAA carries:
- a CDS encoding carbohydrate ABC transporter permease produces the protein MGKRTLIDWHFEIANYLLLTVIGIMMFFPFLYIASYSLSEPSKLPQGLIMLPAGFTVEAYIRAFQDPAVFRSILISVGRTVLGPALMIFVTSMAAYCLTRNDFLGVRFWRKFFVFTMYFSSGLIPLYVLIVQLHLSKSFYVYIIPTAISVFSMILIKTYIESLPDSLEEAAVVDGANDLTVFWRVIFPLCLPVIAAMVLFSAVGQWNNFMDTQLYNAMNPELFTLQYVLYQTLSNANNASLMQSSAANPTANTVTPEGLKMAITMITVLPVMMIYPFLQRYFIKGMLVGSIKG